The following is a genomic window from Akkermansiaceae bacterium.
ATCGGAGCCGTTCTCACTTCAGGCATCTTCGCCTGGACTCTCTACTCCCAACGAGACAGCCAGGGTCAGGGCGGAGGAGGCACACCACGCCGCAAACTGCAAATCGCCCACTCACTCGCGGTCGATCACCCCGTGCACAAGGGCATCGAACACTTTGCCAAGCGGCTCAAAGAGCTGTCCGGCGGACGTATTACCTGTGACATCTATCCGTCAGAACAGCTCGGCAACGAAGTGGTGTGCCTGGAACGCCTCCAGAGCGGCAGCCTCGACTTCACCAAAGTCAGCACCGCACCGGTATCCAACTTCGTCCCGGTGATGGGTGTTTTTTCACTCCCCTACCTCTTTGATGATGAAGAGCACTACTGGCGCACGCTTGACAACGAGATCGGCGCAACATTGTTAGAACGCGTCAGCACCAAGGCGTCCGGAGAAAGCAGTGGACTGGTCGGGCTATGTTATTTCGACGGGGGCAGCCGTAATTTTTACAGCAAAGAACCCATCACCAAGCCCTCCGACCTGCAGGGAAAAACCATTCGCGTCATGCGCGATCCCGTCGCCATCGCGATGATCGAAGCCATGGGCGGCAACCCCACCCCCATGGCATTCGGCGAGCTCTACTCCGCCCTCCAGCAAGGCAACGTGCAGGCTGCCGAAAACAACCCGCCGTCGTTTGTGCAATCAAGACACCTCGAAGTGTGCAAACACTTCACCTTTGATCACCACACGCGTATTCCGGATATTTTCCTCGCCAGCTCGCAACTCTGGAGCAAGCTCAGCGACCAGGAAAAGGAATGGGTGCGCACCGCCGCCAAGGAAGCCAGCGCCCTTCAACGCAAACTCTGGCAAACAGGCACCGCCCAGGCCCTGGAGACCATGGTTAGCGAGGGGGTGACCATCCATCGCCCCGCACTCAAACCCTTCCAAGACGCCGCCGCCCCCGTGGTCGAGCGTTTCGCCAAGGATGAAGTCGCCGATTTCGTAAAAAAAATTCGCCAACCCTAGCCCGACCACTTCATTGAACCTACTCAAGAACATCCTCAGTCGGACACTGAACTTTCTCTGCGCCAGCACTCTGGTTGCACTGATCGTGATCGTCCTGTTAGGAATCATCTCCAAGAAAATGGACCTCGGCCTCTCGTGGACCGATGAATCATCCGAGTTTCTGCTCAGCTGGGTGGTGATGGTCGGCGCCGCCCTCGCCTATCTCGACAACGCCCACCTTGGCGTCGATATCCTGACCAGCAAGTTCACACCGCTTGCCCAGCGGATCTCGGCTGGCTTCGTGGCTGTTGTCGTCCTGCTCTTCTCCGCCGGTGTGATGACATACGGTGGCTGGAACCTCTTTATCGACCGCTACGATTCGGGCCAACTCCTCTCCTCCCTACCTATCCGCCGGGCATGGTTCTATTTTTCCATCCCCCTCAGCGGCTTCCTGATCTCACTGTTCGCCCTGGACAACCTTCGCCAGCTCATCGTGGGAAAAACCAATACTAACAATAGCGAGGAGAAAGCAAACGCATGACTATCGGCATCGTCATACTTCTCGTCGTATTCGTGGCCCTGCTGCTCATGGATACCCCCATCGCCTTCGTGGTCGGCTGCGCCACGGTGCTGGCGGCATTCTCACTCGGCTACCCGAATGTCACCTCCTCCATCGTCAGCGACATGGCCAACTCGGTGAGCTCCTTTGCCCTGCTCGCCATCCCCTTCTTCATCCTCGCCGGTGAACTCATGGGCGCGGGCGGCCTGGCGAAGCGGCTGATCGATTTTGCCGCCGCCATCGTGGGCCGGCTCCCCGGTGGCCTCGCCCTGGTCAACACGGTGACCTGCATGCTCTTCGGAGCGATCTCCGGCTCGGCTGCGGCCGCCATTTCCTCAATTGGAAAAACGCTTATTCCCGAGATGGAATCCAAGGGATACCCGCGGGATTTCAGTGTGGCCATCACCAGTTGTGGCTCGGTCACCGGCCTCCTAATCCCGCCAAGCAACGTGATGATCGTCTTTGCGGTTGTCGCCAACGCCTCTGTCGGAGACCTCTTCATCGGTGGCATTCTGCCCGGTTTACTCCTGGGAGTCTGCATCATGGCCATGTGCTTTACGGTCAGCCGCAAAAAACAATACGGCCAAATCGGCCTGCAGGAAATCCCCCAATTTGCACCGAGTCTCGGTCGCGCCGCCCCAAGCCTGCTACTCGTCATCATCGTGTTAGGCGGCATCCTCGGCGGGGTCTTCACCGCCACCGAAGCCTCCGCGGTTGCCGTTGTCTGGGCCTTCCTGCTCAGTGTCTGCATTTACCGCGAGGTGAAACTCTCCGACATGTCCGAAATCCTGGGACGCTCGGCCAGGACCACCGCCATGGTGCTGTTGCTCGTTGCCACCAGCTCCGCCATGAGCAAGTTTCTAACGATGGAGCAAATTCCCCAGATGGTAAGTGACTCCTTGCTCAGTCTGTCCACCAATCCGCTGGCGATCATCCTCACGATCAACATCATTTTATTGATCGTGGGAACGTTCATGGACATGACCCCCGCGATCCTGATCTTCACCCCGATCCTGCTTCCTGTAGCGACGGATATCGGGATCGAGCCTGTGCACTTCGGCATCATCATGATCACCAACCTCAGTATCGGCCTGTGCACACCACCCGTCGGCACCTGTCTGTTTGTTGGCTGCGGAGTCGGCAGAACGAATATCGCGCGGGTTTCCCGACAGATGATTCCTTTCTATGTAGCGATGATTGTGGCGCTTGCAGCGATCACTTACTACGCCCCGCTCTCCCTCTGGCTGCCTGAACTCATCAAGAGCTTCAAGTAATTGCCATCCATTAAACGCGCTCCCACAAACACATTGACCATGTCTACAACCAACTTATTTTCACTCGTAGGAAAAACCGCCCTCGTCACCGGCTGCAAACGCGGCATCGGATTCGCCATGGCCGAAGGACTCGCCCAGGCAGGTGCCGACATCATCGGCGTCTCCGCCACCATGGAAGCATCCGGCAGCAAAATCGCCGAAGCCGTGGAAGCCACCGGCCGGTCGTTTACCGGCTACGCCTGCGATTTCTCAGACCGCAAGTCACTCTATCAGTTCATCAACACCCTCAAGGAAAACCACGGCACGCCCGATATCCTGGTCAACAACGCCGGCACAATTCTACGCGCCCCCGCTGCCGAGCACGGTGATGATCTCTGGGACAGGGTCATCGAGGTCAACCTCAACGCCCAGTTCATCCTCGCCCGTGAAATCGGCGCAGGTATGATCGAGCGCGGCAGTGGAAAAATCATCTTCACCGCCTCGCTGCTCACCTTCCAGGGCGGCATCACCGTTCCTGGCTACGCCGCATCCAAGGGTGCCATCGGACAGCTCACCAAGGCGCTCTCTAACGAATGGGCGGGAAAAGGGGTCAACGTCAATGCCATCGCACCGGGATATATCGCCACCGACAACACCCAGGCACTGCAAGACGATCCCGTCCGCGCCGAGCAAATCCTCGCCCGCATCCCGGCAGGCCGCTGGGGCGAACCCGCCGACTTCAAGGGCCCGACGGTTTTCCTCGCTTCCGAGTCATCAAATTACGTCAACGGCGAAGTGCTCGTCGTCGATGGCGGCTGGATGGGCAGATAAGAACCTTCTAACATATCATGAAAACTCTCCGGTCGTGCGCCGTTCTCATGGCCCTCGTTGGATGGGCCACTCCCTTGACCTCATCCGGTCAGCAGCCAGTAACAGATATCTATTCCTTTGAGAATCCATCTGTCCCCGCTGAATTCAGCGCCGACCAGGGAGTCACCCTCTCGGTTTCCAGCGGGCAGAAGGTACACGGTAAGCAGTCGCTGAAAATCACCTGGGACGGCAGCGGCGGCAAGGTTCTTGTGAAACGGGCGATCGATGCCCGCAACA
Proteins encoded in this region:
- a CDS encoding TRAP transporter substrate-binding protein; protein product: MSSTRSNIIVGLLIGAVLTSGIFAWTLYSQRDSQGQGGGGTPRRKLQIAHSLAVDHPVHKGIEHFAKRLKELSGGRITCDIYPSEQLGNEVVCLERLQSGSLDFTKVSTAPVSNFVPVMGVFSLPYLFDDEEHYWRTLDNEIGATLLERVSTKASGESSGLVGLCYFDGGSRNFYSKEPITKPSDLQGKTIRVMRDPVAIAMIEAMGGNPTPMAFGELYSALQQGNVQAAENNPPSFVQSRHLEVCKHFTFDHHTRIPDIFLASSQLWSKLSDQEKEWVRTAAKEASALQRKLWQTGTAQALETMVSEGVTIHRPALKPFQDAAAPVVERFAKDEVADFVKKIRQP
- a CDS encoding TRAP transporter small permease, coding for MNLLKNILSRTLNFLCASTLVALIVIVLLGIISKKMDLGLSWTDESSEFLLSWVVMVGAALAYLDNAHLGVDILTSKFTPLAQRISAGFVAVVVLLFSAGVMTYGGWNLFIDRYDSGQLLSSLPIRRAWFYFSIPLSGFLISLFALDNLRQLIVGKTNTNNSEEKANA
- a CDS encoding TRAP transporter large permease, with protein sequence MTIGIVILLVVFVALLLMDTPIAFVVGCATVLAAFSLGYPNVTSSIVSDMANSVSSFALLAIPFFILAGELMGAGGLAKRLIDFAAAIVGRLPGGLALVNTVTCMLFGAISGSAAAAISSIGKTLIPEMESKGYPRDFSVAITSCGSVTGLLIPPSNVMIVFAVVANASVGDLFIGGILPGLLLGVCIMAMCFTVSRKKQYGQIGLQEIPQFAPSLGRAAPSLLLVIIVLGGILGGVFTATEASAVAVVWAFLLSVCIYREVKLSDMSEILGRSARTTAMVLLLVATSSAMSKFLTMEQIPQMVSDSLLSLSTNPLAIILTINIILLIVGTFMDMTPAILIFTPILLPVATDIGIEPVHFGIIMITNLSIGLCTPPVGTCLFVGCGVGRTNIARVSRQMIPFYVAMIVALAAITYYAPLSLWLPELIKSFK
- a CDS encoding SDR family oxidoreductase, encoding MSTTNLFSLVGKTALVTGCKRGIGFAMAEGLAQAGADIIGVSATMEASGSKIAEAVEATGRSFTGYACDFSDRKSLYQFINTLKENHGTPDILVNNAGTILRAPAAEHGDDLWDRVIEVNLNAQFILAREIGAGMIERGSGKIIFTASLLTFQGGITVPGYAASKGAIGQLTKALSNEWAGKGVNVNAIAPGYIATDNTQALQDDPVRAEQILARIPAGRWGEPADFKGPTVFLASESSNYVNGEVLVVDGGWMGR